A region of the Gambusia affinis linkage group LG11, SWU_Gaff_1.0, whole genome shotgun sequence genome:
CCGGCTCTGGATGGTTACGTAACTAACCGGACCGAGCGGTCCGCTGATGGCCGGACCGGGAGATTCTGGACGCGCTCGGTCGGGTTCGGCGGTTCTGCTGACTCAGCACCAGCAGACAATCAATGGAAGGTTTTAGAAAATCCGCGCCTCAATCCGCGGATTTTCTCCTgactgcagaaccagaaccaggacggATCCAGGTCCAGAATAAAAACCCGAACCTTTTCCTGTTTGTATCAGCGGAACTGGAGATCCAACCGGACTGGTACCGCCGCCAGCAGGGGATCAAACCTCAACAAAGCCCGACCCATTCCAGCTTCCTTACCGGTCACGGCGAATCCGCGGCGGGTTCGGATCCGATCACGCTcctccggtccggtccggttcggCTCGGTTCGAATCTGCGGTGGCTCTGCGCGGAGCTCCGGCGGCTTCAGCTTGAGGTTGGAAGTCAGCCCACTGCTTCCTGTTACATCACCGTGGAGTGGAGTGGAGAGTCCACAGCTGAGTGGACTCCCGCCCACCCAGCCGCCCACTCCCACGCTGCGCAGCGGGCCGGTTCTGGGCGGGTTCTAACCCGCAATAACTGCGGTTCCTCTACCAATGTGCGCAAATCTTTGTCCACATCGTAATTTGCCATTAAACCATAAACTGGTTTAATGGCAAATTAAATAATAAGTCAAACTTATTGTTTGACTTATTATCaaacaataagtcattaaaatggaAGCTGCGCTTTCATCAACGTGGAACTGCGCAAACTGAAATGACGCAAATAAATTCATGGAAACTTTACaattagaaaaagagaaaaactcacGTTTTTTATATCAAAGGATGAAGTGTCCCACCCCACCCCATATAGAAATGAATGTAATTCGGAAACACGCCTTTCTgtcacacgagtcacgtgatcaacaccCGGATGTTACTCCTGGCCGAAACCACGAAGAAGGAGACAGGAAGTAGTCTTCTTCATGGTGTGTAGTTTTAGATCCATCCTTtactacaaatgatcaagtgtgaattttaggcaacaaaatgtttatttttttatttaaaaaaatgaatttaattatttatttaagtttctaAAATTGTGTATCTGAAGGTTCAATGCAATATCTGCAGAATATGATAcattttttatccatttatcatcaaaataatcagttactaaaaCAATCAgtagttgcagccctaatatctaataaatatatatattgatcagttgttctgcaggttttctaTGTATTTAATGAATTTTTCACTCATTGTAAACCAGATTTAATCTCCTGACTTTAATAATATTTCATAATCAAGCCAAAAGAGAAATGATTTGTTACAGGCAGGAGCTGCAGGATTCTCACAACCtcacaataaatattaaaaaatacattaaatatggAAAAGGCCATGAAGTAAATCTTATAATTATTCCAAATCcagtttctaaagttttttaTGCTGGAAATGGTTGAAAAAGCAGCATCCAGATGTTTCATGCATTCGATGGAAATGATAGCAACAGATGTTGATTTTTACTCCATGAAGTGattaataaatactttaattaaTTCTTTCATGACTTATTATTGGACACACAGAGGAAAATGATCCTCCAGATCAGGTTAGCagcaagaaacagaaacaaaacgcTTTATCGTCACGAGGAAGAAGAGAAATGGCTCTTAGTTCGTTGAATATTTTCCAGTCTGGCGGCTCTGAATGCAGCATTTAATGCAACGGCGCCCCCTGGTGTTCACTCCGCTGCGGTGACGGATAATAATgactaaaaacagtttctggGGTTCGTTTAATCAATAAATGAATCCATTTACAGTGATCAATAACTGCAGACACAAACAGCTGATAGTCAGAGACCGAAATATGAAgcaaaggaaaatatttcaacaaataaaagaacaaaatcagcAACTTTAAAGCTTCGTACCAAACcacaaaaaacccacaaaaactcaaacaaaatgaataattcatgcaaaatgaaGGCAGAACTGGAATCCAGTTTAATATTCATCAgcataaatgtgcaaaaaataagttttctttaGGATTTTTACAGATTGTTACAACTTTGTGTAACCATCTCAGCTtgtttctcaaaaataaaacagaatatttttgcacaactCCTTTTGGTTGcagctgaatgttttcacagtttAGAACTCAGATACACATAAATATAACTGTTTTAAATctctttatgttattttattcttttatagAAACTTTAATGTCATTCCAGATCAAAACGAGAGCAGTAGAGATCTTTGCATGAGGAGGGTTTAAATATTTCCCATCAGTCTTTGCTGTTTTCACACTGTAATGATATTCTGGGTCTTTATTTAATTGATTCATAAACTTATTTTACTTCATAATTTTAGACTTTTCAGAGCtcttatttattgaaaactgtaagttcagaaataaaaacagaaatgtgttacTGTCACATAGATCAGAATCtgaactaaaatgtttcagtttgggGTGAAAATGAAGAATCTCTGctgataaaaaacagaaacatgaagccAGAAGAAGTTTAAAGTTCAAAATAATCTCAGAGTTACTTTAAGTTTCTACTTTGCTTCTGTGCTAAAGTTTAAAACCGCCTCTTGTTTCTGAGGAATGactcaagacttttgcacagaATTGTCCATCAACATAAACAGCTCACTATTAAACAAgagattttctgaagaaaaaaggCGTGAAGCTATAATACAGAGATAAATACATGTATAGTTGAGGCGCGGCGGCGTCCCGCAGGGTGCGGCGTTCAGTCCCCGCGGTTCAGGATGCTGTCgatgttcttcttctttattcGGATCATCCCCCTCCTGTAGCCTGAAACAGAACCAAGCCGTGAAGATGAGGAGCAGCAGCGGCAGCGCGCTGCGTCTCTGTGTGTTTGGAGTCTTTACCCTTCTGGCCTCTGATGCATTTGTGGTAGCAATGTTTGCGGAGCAGGAAGTTGTTCTGGTTCCCGCCGCAGCCGCTGTAGGAGAACGACTGGCAGCGCTTGGTTTCCGGGTTGAAGGCGAACCGCTTGGAGGCGCCGCTGCAGCTGCCGCGGTTGATGGGACTGAAGCAGATCTCTGAGGCGCTGAAGTCTGGCAGACAGGCAGACAGTCAGAGAAACAGCGCCCCCACTGGCAGCAGCATGAAGGTGCAGCCACGGGTTAAAACAGTCAGATTATCAGAAATAATTTGGttataaaaggaaataaaaagaggattcatttgtaaatgttattgttccaaactaaatattaatttggCAATCTAAATATGTTGttgaagcaaaaacacaaactaaacatttaactcattaacagaataaatacaTGGACAAATCAGTTAGGATAGAGGCTAAACATTTAgtaaacaaaccaaatatttagcttataCATAAAATTAGCTTCAtactaaaacatttagtttgaaactaattatttagcttACTAACTTAATATTAGTTTGAAgggaaatatttagttagcCTGATAAATTAAGCACTTAGCTTGTAAACTAAAAAAGTAGcttcaagctaaatgtttttatcttagtAAATAAACATCTAGTTtggatctaaatatttagtttatttagtttttgaacTTGAGGTCGAGCAGCGTCTCAAACGATATATCTGAAAATATAaccttttaatttcaaaactgaataataataataataataataataataataataatgagaagaagaagaagctgaaaatTGTGCACAactctcttttttccctttatctTAAATAATTAACTGACACTAAAACTGGGACTTTATTCACTTCtattatttaattcataattatcaaaaacaaaaatatgtgaatattttaattttccttaTTAGTGCAAATAACTTTCTGCTACTGAACTAGCAAAGtcacatttgtgttttatttccttaatGCTACAACAGAAATATTCAAACAGCAGTTTCTCTAGAGTCACtttgattattgttttaataataaatctcACAAACTGCTCTTATTGTAGAATCATATATAGAACTTcagtggatttatttttgtatcaaGTAACTGTAACTCTCATCTCAGGCAGTTTCTACCTGCAGCTGAAGTTCTGGCTGTTAATCTTTCCTCTTTGTCTCTCTGTTTCCTCACTGGTTgatcttccttccactcaactatAAGTTGAAGGAAAGAAGTGTTCCTTCAATGCTTTGTTCctatctctgtttgtttttagtagaTTCTTTAAAAGAGAAGGATAAATGACATCTATCTATTGGTATTATCTAAAACTATTCCTCCGTTTAGCCACAAGGTGTCACTGTTTCGCCTCTGGTTGAGACTACCTCCTCTGTACCATCCTGTTTATGTTTCAATCTTTGTGGTTTGAAATTTAAAGCTTACAGACCTGAAATACTATTTAACCATCATTTGTTGTTGAGTAAAATATTGGATATAAATTATAAACCTTCAGGGAAATCTGAAAGAGGCGTGTCAAAGTGCGTCCAGAATCAGGGTTTTGTTGCTGAGTTTCATCTGCAGCATCAGAGCCTGAATGGCTAAAAACAAAAggcagtttgtgtttgttttagctCCATAATGTCCagaattagccaaaatgctaggGTTAGCTACAAGGATGTAAATagcttttaaatcaaagttagCTAAAATGCAAGTGTTAGCTTAACTGCTACCATGAATATGTGGGttatcactagcatgttgactaacattAACGTACTTAACtaagtatgaaaacattagagtGTGAGCACAAAGGCCTAAAATGCTAAGATTAGCAGGctaaaatgagcagaaatgcTAATGCTACATTAATGACAGAGATAGCTCTATGGCTATCATTATAATGCTAATATTGACTCACACCATCCGGTATGCTAAGATTAGCCATTATACcaaaatgagctaaaatgctaattttaaacTGAATGGTGCCATTTGTATGGTggttatttttaacatgttgacAAACATCAAGTTAATCCATTTAGCATATACACTTTAgcttttaaatctaaataagctaaaatgctaatattagcttaACTTCTTCATTACAACAATCAACAATCACTGTGGATCATCACTAGCATGCTGACCAACACTGGCTTactaaacatgaaaacattagtgttttagctaaaatgctaatgctaaaactCTTATTTCGCGTAGCCTTTgattaaaagtactttaaatattgattagttcTGATCTGGTTTGAACTTTTCATTGATTCtctgtttatttgcattgtAAGGTTCATTGTGTTTTAGTATGTGGAACACTGCAAACTGTCTGGCAGATAAACTCGACTTAATAACCAGGAAACTGTGGAAACCGGATCCACCTGAATCTTTTCCTCACTATTTTTCTCTGACAGGAGCGAAATTGGTTTTTTTGAGCAATAACTCTTTCTCTGAGTTAAAGGAGCCGGAGTCGGTTTCCCCTGCGCTCTGCAGCCACAACACCAAACcaggaaatgtgaaatatgCTCCCTCATTACTAATATCCAATGAGGGCACTGATGCACTCTggttctgacctttgacccccagtCCAACCAGCTGTCAACCATGTACCATCAGGTTTTCACCGTTTAAACGTAAAACCATGAATCCAGCTGAAATGTTTAGAGGTTTAACCAGCAGTTctcctgtttggttctgggtttgattctgcatgtgggtcaacATGTGATCCAGAAACAAATAGTTGCATCAACATTTGTTTCAGGACAACGGGGCCCATCAGGGAACGTTCTGAAATATTGGCTAAAGGTTTTCCAGATGTTAACTTAATAAACTCTCCAGTTGTTTCCaccatttaaaatctttgccaaaataaaaatgtggctttttatcGCTGGGTTCTGCTGAAACGACTTTATCCGACTTCCACTGACTAACAGGAGGAGTTATGAACCAACATGGAGCCTGTTGACAATTCACAACAGAGAGAGTTTCCGTTTTATTATTGaagttttttattcattgaaGTCCAACAGGCATTTGTTGTGATTTACCAACATGCTAATGTTACTGTTAGCATAATGCTGTTGTTGGCGTTATGCTAATAATAGTGCTAACATTATGCTAATGTTATGTCTGCCATTACTCCATTGCTATTCTATATTAGTGTTGCCATGATGCTAATGTTACGGTTAGCATAATGCTGTTGTTGGTGTTATGCTAATAATATTGCAAACATTATGCTAATATTATTGCTGCCATTATTCTAATGCTATTCAATATTAGTGTTGCCAGGATGCTAATGTTACGGTTAGCATAATGCTGTTGTTGGTGTTATGCTAATAATATTGCAAACATTATGCTAATGTTATGTCTGCCATTATTCTAATGCTATTCAATATTAGTGTTGCCATGATGCTAATGTTGCTGTTAGCATAATGCTGTTGTTGGTGTTATGCTAATAATATTGCAAACATTATGCTAATATTATTGCTGCCATTATTCTAATGCTATTCAATATTAGTGTTGCCATGATGCTAATGTTACGGTTAGCATAATGCTGTTGTTGGTGTTATGCTAATAATATTGCAAACATTATGCTAATGTTATTGCTGCCATTATTCTAATGCTATTCAATATTAGTGTTGCCATGATGCTAATGTTGCTGTTAGCGTCATGCTAACATTATTGTTAACTTTATCCACTTTGTTCTAGTTTGACGTATTATTGCTGATAAGAATCCCAGCTGCAGCTAAAGTCCAGGAGTTTGagaatttgaacattttatgttaaaatttatgtagaaaaatacaaaatgaaatcatttcacTTCTGGTAATTTTgaatttctgagaaaaacattaagagcttttgttttgaagggtTGTAGTGATGTGATTTAGTTTGAGAGACATTTATGTTCCTCATCATAAAGTTCAGCTAACGACAGTCACAAAATGTCTCCAGTTGATGAATCAAACGAACCCCCTAACAGGAAACTGTGAATATTAATTACAActgtaaaaatctaaagttatcTGCATGTTTAAACTCAGCAGCAGAATTAGAGTCAAGCATCAGCTAATTGTTTCCATCCCAACCTTTAGTGATGAATAATTACAACATGACGAGTTTTAACAcgttaaatatgaaatattgttATTCTGTTGAAACAACAGAACCGTTTTTTACCTCTTTGTGAGTCGGAGGCGTTCAGCTGCACCTGTGGTTCGCTCACAATCAGCTcctctgcaaaacaaacatctattAAAGCATCTTCTCTACTGGctgttatgaaaacatttataagGACATAATGTGACAGGAAGATAAACTGTTTATACGTTTATGTTTAACAGatgggttttatttctttacgtAAACAACCAAACATTGGGAAATGTATTTTCCTGAAAGTTAAAAGTATAAATTATCTCCTAAATGATGCAAAAACCACAGTgttggaaatatatttatagaaacTTCAGATTTAAATTCAGGGAACgaagttttttaattattcagacGGCTCACTAATATGCAAATGAAGCCATTATTTGCCTCCTTAAAAAGCACGTCTGAGCTGATATTGCTTGACGATGCTGAAAACGTTGCCTCAGGAGGCCGGCGTTAAAAAGTTGCAGAAAAAGGAGATTTATGTGAAGAGGTGGAGAATTTCAGGGCGGCAGAAAACGTCGATGTTTAAACAGCTGACAATAAATCAGACGCTGCAGGAAAAATACAAGAACTCTGAAATATCATCTGCTGACAGGAACACAGAGACCAGAGACGAGTTACACCAGGAAACTGAGATTTCATTTTACCTCCATGTATTTAATAATTCGTCCTTTTTAAAGCTCAGTGACAGTCGCAGCGCTAACCAGTCCACAAAGCTCttcacaaactacaaacttcaatccgtttgttttccagctgcatGAATTCAGTTGGAGGGTCAGAAATCAGATAGAAAACACACTGAGATGAATTTAACTCTTGTATAAAAGGATTTGAAAGATAACCAACCAAACATCTGAATGACTTTTGGAAAGAGCGAAATGTGAACAAAGTTGGATTTCATAAATCTGAGTTCTGGTTTGGAAAAATCACCTGGAATGATGCAAGAAAAGTTTCAgggaaatatttctgatttgtaACTAAATGATAATTAGTCCATTTAGACTGAACAAGGCTAATATGTAAACTACATGTACTGATAAATTATGTGCTAAACTAAGTGAAGAAAGTAGCTACAGTAAAAGCTAAGCTAAGTGatttgttaaagtatttttgatttccaaataaatgctAATTTGTCTCTTTCAACTAAACAAGTTACGTTTCCTTTAAATAATTGCTAAGTTAAGTTAGCTTCTACCATCCCTCCAGTTATGTTAAGCTAATCATGGTTGTTCATCTCAGATGTTGTGaatgaaccaatcagaagctTTCAGTagcatgacatcatcatcaacaaCCGCTAATTTACAAATATGCTAATTTGAATTCTATTGGATATATAAGTTCTCCTTCTAAATGAGTAACATATTAGCattttttgctaactttgaaactATTTGGCacatattttttccttccactcaacttcctGTGTATTTGCTATGTTTTGCTACATTCTTATGTTTTTACGCACTTAATAATCTACATAGTATAtgcatttcatttctaaaacgAGTAACGATTTAGTGTTTCTGCTAACTTTGACAACGTTTAGcacacactttttccttccacctaacTTTCTATGAACATGGTACATCTTTTGTCCaatattctaattattttaggcacaaattgtttaaaatatttctctctgTGTCATAAATTTATATGATGTATAGATGTAACATGagtaacattaacatttttacaaacttttaacaattttaaaaaaacaagtcagCAGTAAAAAGCAGATATAATTTAGACGGAGCTGTAAGTAGAAtattatgtttataaaaatgctggTTGCTACCTGTGGCGATGGTTGGACGGGTCATGGCGGGTTTCCTCATATGGACTTCTGTTGCTGCCGTGGGTTCGTCTGTAAAACCAGAACAAGAAgcaaaaaggaaaggaaactatttttatcattaaagTTTTTCACCTTATAAAACAGCCAAAATGTTTAAGACTAATTGATTTTTCTGCACATCTCAGAGTGAAAAAGCTGCTTCTTCTCTTATTTCCTGACAATCTCAGCCTCCAAATTGCTTGTGGCTATAAGTTGAGCGTAATTGAGTCGGCTCCGGTCAGTTAAAACGatttaaatcaaagtgaaaAGTGATTTCATGCTCAGCTGAAAATTGATCACAAAGTTAATTATCTGAGGTTGAGCTGTTCTGATTACTCTGCTCCTCTGAAATGTAGTTGATGCTTCGAGGTAAAGGACAGAAACAACGTTCCTCATTTACATTCTGCACCTGCAGATCACAAACGGATGCTTTGACTAGGACACAGCGATGCTGACCTGTGTTGAGGCATCTCTGCTGGCAGTCGGCCATGCTCCTGAAGTTGTTGGCGTTGCCGAAGCAGCCGCCGTAGTAGAAATGTCTGCACTGCTGCGTCTGGCTGTCGAAGAAGAAGCGCTTCACCAAACCTCGGCAGGGGCCCGGGGCCTCCGGCAGGTGACACGGGTTCTTATCgtctgacaaaaacacaacagagagaCGTCGctaacagcagcaggaaacacAAACTGACTTTAGCTCCAACATGGTGACGCAGCAGATGATCTCTGAGGCTCAACTGAACCAATCAGAAACTTACAaaaccatgacatcatcatggAGTTCAGCGCTGTCCAAACCTCCAGCAGCCCGGCCgcaacatttttactgttttaattatAATTGCAAAAAACTATtctatttggttattttttaaaaaaacagcaactctaGAGCAGCTAACAGTTTAGTTAACCGCTCCTTCTATTTAATGCTGAGTTTAGCATTAGCGCTGCTAAATACTATGTTAGTGCAGCACTTTTGTGTTAGCGGAGCTAACGGCTATGATCAGTTTTTTAGGGTTAGTGCAGCTAATCTTTTAGTTGGTGGTGCCCACTACTTAAAATGATTGagtttagcactttagcattagcttctgctactTACCATGCTGAAATAGCGTTTTAGAGACAACCGAGCAAATATGACAAATCCTTTAGGGTTAGCACAGCTAATGTTTGAACTAGCTGTGCCTTTTCCTCAAAATGGTTGAAcctagcactttagcattagcttttgctaaataTCATGGTGATacagtgctttagcattagcagaggTAATGTTTATGATCAGTGTTTTAGGGTTAGGGAAGCCGTGTCTGCTACTCCGAATGGTTGTATGTAGCATTTAGCATTAGATTTCACTATATACTATGGTGCTACAGCGCTGACGTTGTAGTTAATGGTACCCACTACTCAAAATGGGTGAatgtagcactttagcattagctaaatGTTGGTATAGCATTAGCAGAGGTAATGTGTATGATTAGTGTTTTAGGATCAGCACCGGCAACGTTTTTGCTAATGGTGCCATTCACGGCGCTTTCCCAAAgtgtttaaagaaagaaatgtcagAGTAAACTTTTACCTTTCAGGAGAGCAACAGAGGTGTTGatgaattttatgtaaatatttggttgGACCCTCTGTAGGTCGCTGTTGTTTTAGGCTCTCTGGACCGCAGACGGTTATTCATCAATCAAGACGGCAGAAGAGGAATTCACCTTCTGCCAAACTGAAGTCTCTGTGAGCCAAACGTCCATGAATGCATCACATCTGCACACCTTCTGTTTGCTAATCTGTTTAGCAGCCGCCCTCCGCCGAGGGCCGGCCGCCATTAAAACGCTGCGGctgtaaaatcaaaatgcatttcatGAGGTGACTTTGGCTCAAAGCTCCGGGCAAACAGATGTGTGAGAAGACTGCAGCATTGAACTCCTTCTCCAGAGCAACGCGCTGATGaataattcagaaaatgttatCTGTTTAAACTGTggaggaaacagcagcagcaggtagCGGCTCACCGGAGAAAACCTCCGTctgacagccaatcagcgcGGAGGACTCCAGATTATTCCACAGTGACAGAAAACAATCCGTTTAATCTGAATACTGGGATTGTTTTAGCCATTTTGATCTGCAGAAAAAATAGGACAGCTGAAGCTCTTCACCTGATGCGTCACGCGATTTACTCCTttgaaaggattttatttacatctgacaacaaaaaataaatcaagttagGGTGTGAGATTAACAGCGGCCACTAGGGGGCGAAATGTCTACTCTAATAAACCATTTCTCTGAATCTCTTTCCAGAAATTTCACCTGAAAGCCAAATATCCTGAACTTTTTCTGAGTAGTATGTGCTCTGTACATGAATAAACTTCACATAtaaaaaacccaacacattTTGCCATAGAAATGACATTAAAAGTGAGaatatttctcttatttttagataaaaatgttaactttcaGGCTCCATTCTCTGCACTTCTGGaatgaaaatctgatttgttcttgttgtttcaTCAAGTCGAAGGTTTGGTGAGTTTTACATCAACTCACTCTCTCACcct
Encoded here:
- the tfpia gene encoding tissue factor pathway inhibitor a isoform X2, giving the protein MKDESGPCKAIKERYFFNVNSGSCESFEYGGCSGNANNFETMEECEEACVFSDDKNPCHLPEAPGPCRGLVKRFFFDSQTQQCRHFYYGGCFGNANNFRSMADCQQRCLNTDEPTAATEVHMRKPAMTRPTIATEELIVSEPQVQLNASDSQRDFSASEICFSPINRGSCSGASKRFAFNPETKRCQSFSYSGCGGNQNNFLLRKHCYHKCIRGQKGYRRGMIRIKKKNIDSILNRGD
- the tfpia gene encoding tissue factor pathway inhibitor a isoform X1, with translation MSGSPSWILSAVWLGCLLGSAACRRGRGHGGHHNPVIFNEFCAMKDESGPCKAIKERYFFNVNSGSCESFEYGGCSGNANNFETMEECEEACVFSDDKNPCHLPEAPGPCRGLVKRFFFDSQTQQCRHFYYGGCFGNANNFRSMADCQQRCLNTDEPTAATEVHMRKPAMTRPTIATEELIVSEPQVQLNASDSQRDFSASEICFSPINRGSCSGASKRFAFNPETKRCQSFSYSGCGGNQNNFLLRKHCYHKCIRGQKGYRRGMIRIKKKNIDSILNRGD